A stretch of the Alnus glutinosa chromosome 6, dhAlnGlut1.1, whole genome shotgun sequence genome encodes the following:
- the LOC133871117 gene encoding monogalactosyldiacylglycerol synthase, chloroplastic: MHHGGSTVSQETSGVFDLVSQLGRFAFNTSLQNSASDGCSSLLSNFLYYDPVGGSIGARKRNVRASLSLGGRGASGIRRILNDFNRVVKFHCERIPIGFASVRFGSGDNNGVREDGSVVLEDDGLALNGVEAEGPKKVLILMSDTGGGHRASAEAIKAAFHEEFGDDYQVFITDLWTDHTPWPFNQLPRSYNFLVKHGTLWKMTYYASAPRLVHQSNFAATSTFIAREVAKGLMKYQPDIIISVHPLMQHVPLRILRSKGLLKKIVFTTVVTDLSTCHPTWFHKLVTRCYCPSAEVAKRALKAGLQPSQIKVYGLPVRPSFVKPVRPKFELRRELGMDENLPAVLLMGGGEGMGPIEATARALGDALYDENLGEPVGQVLVICGRNKKLASKLLSIDWKVPVQVKGFVTKMEECMGACDCIITKAGPGTIAESMIRGLPIILNGYIAGQEVGNVPYVVENGCGKFSKSPKEIAKLVAEWFGPKAYELRAMSQNALKLARPDAVFKIVHDLHELVRQRSFLPHYSCAT, encoded by the exons ATGCATCACGGAGGTTCCACCGTATCCCAAGAAACCAGCGGCGTCTTCGATCTCGTATCTCAATTGGGTCGTTTTGCTTTCAACACGAGCCTCCAGAACTCGGCCTCAGATGGGTGCTCTTCCTTGCTCTCCAACTTTCTCTACTACGACCCTGTTGGTGGTTCAATCGGTGCAAGAAAGCGCAACGTGCGTGCCTCGCTGAGTTTGGGTGGTAGAGGCGCTTCGGGCATTCGGAGAATTTTGAATGACTTCAATAGGGTCGTTAAGTTTCATTGTGAGAGAATCCCTATTGGGTTCGCCTCGGTTCGGTTCGGCTCGGGGGACAACAATGGGGTTAGAGAAGATGGGTCTGTTGTGTTGGAGGACGATGGCTTGGCCTTGAACGGTGTGGAGGCTGAGGGCCCCAAAAAAGTTTTGATTTTGATGAGTGACACCGGTGGGGGCCACCGGGCTTCGGCTGAGGCTATAAAGGCCGCGTTTCATGAGGAATTTGGGGATGATTATCAG GTGTTTATTACTGATTTATGGACGGATCATACTCCTTGGCCATTTAATCAACTTCCCAGGAGCTATAACTTCTTGGTGAAACACGGCACTTTATGGAAAATGACATATTATGCAAGTGCTCCACGCTTGGTGCATCAATCTAATTTTGCTGCAACTTCAACATTTATAGCTCG GGAGGTTGCCAAAGGACTGATGAAATACCAACCAGATATTATCATCAGTGTACATCCACTGATGCAACACGTTCCACTTCGCATCTTGAGGTCAAAAGGTCTCTTGAAGAAGATTGTCTTCACCACGGTAGTCACAGATCTAAGCACTTGCCATCCTACATG GTTTCATAAACTAGTAACAAGATGCTATTGCCCATCAGCAGAGGTAGCAAAAAGGGCCTTAAAAGCTGGACTCCAGCCTTCTCAAATTAAGGTTTATGGACTACCTGTGCGACCTTCCTTCGTTAAGCCTGTTCGGCCAAAG TTTGAACTAAGGAGAGAACTAGGAATGGATGAGAATCTTCCTGCTGTGTTGCTGATGGGAGGAGGAGAAGGGATGGGCCCTATTGAGGCTACTGCTCGAGCACTTGGGGATGCATTATATGATGAGAATCTCGGGGAGCCTGTAGGTCAGGTCCTTGTGATATGCGGCCGTAACAAAAAGCTTGCCAGCAAATTGCTTTCAATAGATTGGAAGGTTCCTGTCCAG GTGAAGGGGTTTGTCACCAAAATGGAGGAATGCATGGGAGCTTGTGATTGCATCATTACGAAG GCGGGCCCAGGGACTATTGCAGAATCCATGATTCGAGGCCTCCCTATTATTCTGAATGGTTACATTGCCGGCCAG gAGGTTGGGAACGTGCCATATGTGGTTGAAAATGGATGTGGGAAATTCTCAAAATCGCCCAAGGAGATAGCAAAACTTGTTGCCGAGTGGTTTGGTCCAAAAGCTTATGAGCTTAGGGCCATGTCCCAAAATGCCTTGAAGCTGGCTCGCCCTGATGCTGTGTTCAAGATTGTTCATGATCTTCACGAGCTTGTTAGACAAAGAAGTTTCCTACCCCACTACTCTTGTGCAACTTAA